In Aegilops tauschii subsp. strangulata cultivar AL8/78 chromosome 3, Aet v6.0, whole genome shotgun sequence, one genomic interval encodes:
- the LOC109739495 gene encoding casein kinase 1-like protein 2 isoform X2: protein MEPRVGNKYRLGRKLGSGSFGEIYLGTNVQTNEEVAIKLENVKTKHPQLLYESKLYRVLQGGTGISNVKWFGVEGDYNVLVMDVLGPSLEDLFSFCNRKLSLKTVLMLADQMINRVEFIHSKSFLHRDIKPDNFLMGLGKRANQVYMIDFGLAKKYRDTSTHQHIPYRENKNLTGTARYASVSTHLGIEQSRRDDMESLGYVLMYFLRGSLPWQGLKAGTKKQKYEKISERKVATSIEALCRGYPSEFQSFFHYCRSLRFEDSPDYQYLKRLFRDLFIREGFQFDYVFDWTILKYQQSQMTSVPRRAIPAAAGQSSGMAPIASNNRLSATEEGRRSGWSDDPTRRQVPPTGINAGSLSKQKSPVRPDVSAPKEAVFDFFGSVRRVLKATCCF, encoded by the exons ATGGAGCCGCGCGTGGGTAACAAGTACCGCCTCGGCCGCAAGCTCGGCAGCGGCTCGTTCGGGGAGATCTACCTCG GTACTAACGTGCAGACCAACGAGGAGGTCGCGATTAAGCTT GAAAATGTGAAGACAAAGCATCCTCAGTTGCTGTATGAGTCAAAGTTGTACAGGGTACTGCAGGGCGGAA CTGGGATTTCAAATGTCAAGTGGTTTGGTGTTGAGGGTGACTACAATGTTCTTGTTATGGATGTGTTGGGGCCAAGCCTTGAAGATCTTTTCAGCTTTTGCAACAGAAAACTGTCGCTCAAAACTGTTCTGATGCTTGCTGATCAAATG ATCAACCGAGTTGAATTTATACATTCAAAGTCCTTCTTGCATCGAGATATAAAGCCAGACAATTTTCTCATGGGCCTTGGAAAGAGAGCAAATCAG GTATATATGATTGACTTTGGACTGGCAAAGAAATACAGGGACACGTCAACACACCAGCACATTCCATACCG GGAGAACAAAAATTTGACTGGGACAGCTCGATATGCGAGTGTAAGCACCCATCTCGGAATTG AACAAAGCAGAAGGGATGACATGGAGTCTCTTGGATATGTACTCATGTACTTCTTGAGAGGAAG TCTCCCATGGCAGGGTTTAAAAGCCGGTACGAAGAAACAGAAGTATGAGAAAATCAGTGAACGGAAGGTTGCCACTTCAATTGAG GCTTTGTGTCGTGGATACCCTTCTGAATTTCAGTCATTCTTCCATTACTGCCGCTCACTGCGTTTTGAAGACAGTCCAGACTATCAATATCTGAAGAGATTGTTCAGAGATCTTTTTATTCGAGAGG GATTCCAGTTTGATTATGTTTTTGACTGGACCATTCTTAAATACCAGCAGTCACAAATGACCAGTGTTCCACGACGGGCTATT CCCGCTGCCGCAGGACAAAGCTCGGGGATGGCTCCAATTGCAAGTAATAATAGACTGTCAG CCACCGAAGAGGGAAGAAGAAGTGGGTGGTCAGATGATCCTACACGACGTCAGGTTCCACCTACAGGAATAAATGCAGGCAGCTTATCGAAACAGAAGTCACCAGTTAGACCAGATGTGTCCGCACCGAAGGAAGCTGTG TTCGACTTTTTTGGGTCGGTCAGGCGTGTCCTCAAGGCGACCTGCTGTTTCTAG
- the LOC109739495 gene encoding casein kinase 1-like protein 1 isoform X1, producing MEPRVGNKYRLGRKLGSGSFGEIYLGTNVQTNEEVAIKLENVKTKHPQLLYESKLYRVLQGGTGISNVKWFGVEGDYNVLVMDVLGPSLEDLFSFCNRKLSLKTVLMLADQMINRVEFIHSKSFLHRDIKPDNFLMGLGKRANQVYMIDFGLAKKYRDTSTHQHIPYRENKNLTGTARYASVSTHLGIEQSRRDDMESLGYVLMYFLRGSLPWQGLKAGTKKQKYEKISERKVATSIEALCRGYPSEFQSFFHYCRSLRFEDSPDYQYLKRLFRDLFIREGFQFDYVFDWTILKYQQSQMTSVPRRAIPAAAGQSSGMAPIASNNRLSATEEGRRSGWSDDPTRRQVPPTGINAGSLSKQKSPVRPDVSAPKEAVLSSSTFLGRSGVSSRRPAVSSSRDLPSSEAEPSRSRAPDVSPGTFQRNSAPRRTSQTLDYSDPRHKSNSNNYESTIRGIRGLNFNANDRIHY from the exons ATGGAGCCGCGCGTGGGTAACAAGTACCGCCTCGGCCGCAAGCTCGGCAGCGGCTCGTTCGGGGAGATCTACCTCG GTACTAACGTGCAGACCAACGAGGAGGTCGCGATTAAGCTT GAAAATGTGAAGACAAAGCATCCTCAGTTGCTGTATGAGTCAAAGTTGTACAGGGTACTGCAGGGCGGAA CTGGGATTTCAAATGTCAAGTGGTTTGGTGTTGAGGGTGACTACAATGTTCTTGTTATGGATGTGTTGGGGCCAAGCCTTGAAGATCTTTTCAGCTTTTGCAACAGAAAACTGTCGCTCAAAACTGTTCTGATGCTTGCTGATCAAATG ATCAACCGAGTTGAATTTATACATTCAAAGTCCTTCTTGCATCGAGATATAAAGCCAGACAATTTTCTCATGGGCCTTGGAAAGAGAGCAAATCAG GTATATATGATTGACTTTGGACTGGCAAAGAAATACAGGGACACGTCAACACACCAGCACATTCCATACCG GGAGAACAAAAATTTGACTGGGACAGCTCGATATGCGAGTGTAAGCACCCATCTCGGAATTG AACAAAGCAGAAGGGATGACATGGAGTCTCTTGGATATGTACTCATGTACTTCTTGAGAGGAAG TCTCCCATGGCAGGGTTTAAAAGCCGGTACGAAGAAACAGAAGTATGAGAAAATCAGTGAACGGAAGGTTGCCACTTCAATTGAG GCTTTGTGTCGTGGATACCCTTCTGAATTTCAGTCATTCTTCCATTACTGCCGCTCACTGCGTTTTGAAGACAGTCCAGACTATCAATATCTGAAGAGATTGTTCAGAGATCTTTTTATTCGAGAGG GATTCCAGTTTGATTATGTTTTTGACTGGACCATTCTTAAATACCAGCAGTCACAAATGACCAGTGTTCCACGACGGGCTATT CCCGCTGCCGCAGGACAAAGCTCGGGGATGGCTCCAATTGCAAGTAATAATAGACTGTCAG CCACCGAAGAGGGAAGAAGAAGTGGGTGGTCAGATGATCCTACACGACGTCAGGTTCCACCTACAGGAATAAATGCAGGCAGCTTATCGAAACAGAAGTCACCAGTTAGACCAGATGTGTCCGCACCGAAGGAAGCTGTG TTGTCCAGTTCGACTTTTTTGGGTCGGTCAGGCGTGTCCTCAAGGCGACCTGCTGTTTCTAGTAGCCGAGATTTGCCAAGCAGTGAGGCTGAACCATCGCGTAGTCGTGCACCAGACGTGAGTCCAGGGACGTTCCAGAGAAACTCAGCCCCACGGAGGACCTCACAGACGCTTGACTACTCTGACCCCAGGCACAAGTCTAACAGCAACAACTACGAGTCCACTATAAGGGGCATCCGAGGCCTAAATTTCAATGCCAACGATAGGATCCACTACTAG
- the LOC109739495 gene encoding casein kinase 1-like protein 2 isoform X3, translating to MDVLGPSLEDLFSFCNRKLSLKTVLMLADQMINRVEFIHSKSFLHRDIKPDNFLMGLGKRANQVYMIDFGLAKKYRDTSTHQHIPYRENKNLTGTARYASVSTHLGIEQSRRDDMESLGYVLMYFLRGSLPWQGLKAGTKKQKYEKISERKVATSIEALCRGYPSEFQSFFHYCRSLRFEDSPDYQYLKRLFRDLFIREGFQFDYVFDWTILKYQQSQMTSVPRRAIPAAAGQSSGMAPIASNNRLSATEEGRRSGWSDDPTRRQVPPTGINAGSLSKQKSPVRPDVSAPKEAVLSSSTFLGRSGVSSRRPAVSSSRDLPSSEAEPSRSRAPDVSPGTFQRNSAPRRTSQTLDYSDPRHKSNSNNYESTIRGIRGLNFNANDRIHY from the exons ATGGATGTGTTGGGGCCAAGCCTTGAAGATCTTTTCAGCTTTTGCAACAGAAAACTGTCGCTCAAAACTGTTCTGATGCTTGCTGATCAAATG ATCAACCGAGTTGAATTTATACATTCAAAGTCCTTCTTGCATCGAGATATAAAGCCAGACAATTTTCTCATGGGCCTTGGAAAGAGAGCAAATCAG GTATATATGATTGACTTTGGACTGGCAAAGAAATACAGGGACACGTCAACACACCAGCACATTCCATACCG GGAGAACAAAAATTTGACTGGGACAGCTCGATATGCGAGTGTAAGCACCCATCTCGGAATTG AACAAAGCAGAAGGGATGACATGGAGTCTCTTGGATATGTACTCATGTACTTCTTGAGAGGAAG TCTCCCATGGCAGGGTTTAAAAGCCGGTACGAAGAAACAGAAGTATGAGAAAATCAGTGAACGGAAGGTTGCCACTTCAATTGAG GCTTTGTGTCGTGGATACCCTTCTGAATTTCAGTCATTCTTCCATTACTGCCGCTCACTGCGTTTTGAAGACAGTCCAGACTATCAATATCTGAAGAGATTGTTCAGAGATCTTTTTATTCGAGAGG GATTCCAGTTTGATTATGTTTTTGACTGGACCATTCTTAAATACCAGCAGTCACAAATGACCAGTGTTCCACGACGGGCTATT CCCGCTGCCGCAGGACAAAGCTCGGGGATGGCTCCAATTGCAAGTAATAATAGACTGTCAG CCACCGAAGAGGGAAGAAGAAGTGGGTGGTCAGATGATCCTACACGACGTCAGGTTCCACCTACAGGAATAAATGCAGGCAGCTTATCGAAACAGAAGTCACCAGTTAGACCAGATGTGTCCGCACCGAAGGAAGCTGTG TTGTCCAGTTCGACTTTTTTGGGTCGGTCAGGCGTGTCCTCAAGGCGACCTGCTGTTTCTAGTAGCCGAGATTTGCCAAGCAGTGAGGCTGAACCATCGCGTAGTCGTGCACCAGACGTGAGTCCAGGGACGTTCCAGAGAAACTCAGCCCCACGGAGGACCTCACAGACGCTTGACTACTCTGACCCCAGGCACAAGTCTAACAGCAACAACTACGAGTCCACTATAAGGGGCATCCGAGGCCTAAATTTCAATGCCAACGATAGGATCCACTACTAG